The following coding sequences are from one Saccopteryx bilineata isolate mSacBil1 chromosome 3, mSacBil1_pri_phased_curated, whole genome shotgun sequence window:
- the SLC27A5 gene encoding long-chain fatty acid transport protein 5 isoform X1 — translation MGSGMRLFLLLLLLLPLLSLGLSAWPAFVALALRWLLGDPACCALVGVAVLARPWLVPWMPHWLSLAAAALTLALLPARPPLGLRWLPADVAFIVRIVRVGWGIRARLSRKPPDTFVDSFERRARAQPGRAPLVWTGPGGRSITYGELDAQACRAAWALKAELVDHAGQGAREPVALLVLSTRAIPALGLWLGVAKLGCPVAWINPQVRGAPLVHSVLSSGARVLVVDPDLWENLEEVLPKLQAENISCFYLSLSSCTPGVGALGAALDTAPQDPVPADLRAGITRESPALFIYTSGTTGLPKPAILTHERVLQMSGMLSLSGVVTDDVVYTVLPLYHATGLVLGVLGCLELGATCVLAPKFSASCFWDDCRKHGVTVIQYVGEVLRYLCNTPQRQEERTHTVRLAIGNGLRKDVWETFLQRFGSIQIMEFYGATEGNIGFVNYPGRCGAIGKTSCFLRMLSPFELVQFDTETAEPVRNKGGFCVPVGPGEPGLLLTRVLGRHPFLGYRGPRELTERKLVRKVLRPGDIYFNSGDVLSMDSEGFLYFRDRLGDTFRWKGENVSTREVEGVLLLVDFLQEVNVYGVSVPGCEGKVGMAAVQLAPGRTFDGQKLYQHVRTWLPAYAVPHFIRIQDTLEITGTFKLVKSHLMREGFNVGVVADSLFVLDNQAQTFQPLTKEIYQAVCEGTWRL, via the exons ATGGGCTCCGGAATGCGCTTGtttctgctgctgttgctgctgttgcCGCTCCTGAGCCTGGGGCTGTCCGCATGGCCTGCGTTTGTGGCACTGGCACTGCGGTGGCTCCTGGGGGACCCTGCGTGCTGTGCGTTGGTCGGCGTGGCTGTGCTGGCCCGGCCGTGGCTCGTCCCCTGGATGCCCCACTGGCTGAGTCTGGCGGCGGCAGCCCTCACGCTGGCTCTGCTGCCCGCGCGGCCGCCCCTGGGGTTGCGCTGGCTGCCCGCAGACGTGGCCTTCATCGTCAGAATCGTCCGCGTCGGCTGGGGCATCAGGGCGCGCTTGAGCCGCAAACCTCCCGACACCTTCGTAGACTCCTTTGAGAGGCGGGCGCGGGCGCAACCGGGCCGCGCACCTTTGGTGTGGACGGGACCCGGGGGCCGCTCGATCACCTACGGGGAACTAGATGCCCAGGCCTGCCGGGCGGCGTGGGCCTTGAAGGCGGAGCTGGTCGACCACGCTGGCCAGGGCGCCAGGGAGCCGGTCGCCCTCCTGGTGCTGTCCACTCGGGCCATTCCTGCCTTGGGCTTGTGGCTGGGGGTGGCCAAGCTGGGCTGTCCGGTGGCCTGGATCAACCCACAAGTCCGCGGGGCGCCCCTGGTGCACTCGGTGCTGAGCTCCGGAGCTCGGGTGCTGGTGGTGGACCCAG ACCTCTGGGAGAACCTGGAGGAGGTGCTTCCCAAGCTGCAGGCAGAGAACATCAGCTGCTTCTACCTCAGCCTCTCGTCCTGCACGCCGGGAGTGGGGGCTCTGGGGGCTGCCCTTGACACTGCACCCCAGGACCCCGTGCCGGCTGACCTCCGTGCTGGAATCACACGGGAGAGCCCTGCTCTGTTTATCTACACCTCAGGGACCACCG GACTCCCGAAGCCGGCCATCCTCACGCATGAGCGAGTGCTGCAAATGAGTGGGATGCTGTCCCTGAGTGGGGTAGTAACTGATGATGTCGTCTACACGGTGTTGCCTCTATATCATGCGACAGGGCTTGTCCTTGGTGTCCTTGGCTGCCTGGAGCTCG GAGCAACCTGTGTCCTGGCCCCAAAAttctctgcttcctgcttctgGGATGACTGTCGAAAACACGGAGTGACTGTAATCCAGTATGTGGGCGAAGTCCTGCGTTACCTGTGTAACACTCCCCAG CGACAAGAGGAACGGACACATACAGTCCGCCTGGCGATAGGCAATGGACTCCGGAAAGACGTGTGGGAGACCTTCCTGCAGCGCTTTGGCTCCATTCAGATCATGGAATTCTATGGGGCCACAGAAGGCAACATCGGTTTTGTCAACTATCCAGGGCGCTGTGGGGCTATAGGCAAGACGAGCTGTTTCCTTCGA ATGCTGTCCCCTTTTGAGCTTGTACAGTTTGACACGGAGACCGCAGAGCCTGTAAGGAACAAAGGAGGCTTCTGTGTGCCTGTGGGGCCAG GGGAGCCAGGTCTCTTGTTGACTCGGGTACTTGGCCGCCACCCGTTCTTGGGTTACCGCGGGCCCCGAGAGCTGACTGAAAGGAAGTTGGTCAGGAAGGTGCTGCGCCCGGGCGACATTTACTTCAACTCCGGGGATGTGCTATCCATGGACAGCGAAGGCTTCCTCTACTTTCGGGACCGCCTCGGGGACACCTTCAG ATGGAAGGGTGAGAACGTGTCCACGCGGGAGGTGGAAGGCGTGTTGTTACTCGTGGATTTCCTGCAGGAGGTCAACGTCTACGGGGTGTCTGTGCCAG GGTGTGAGGGCAAGGTGGGCATGGCAGCtgtgcagctggcccctggacgGACTTTCGATGGGCAGAAGCTGTACCAGCATGTCCGCACTTGGCTCCCTGCCTATGCTGTTCCTCATTTCATTCGTATCCAG GACACCTTGGAGATCACAGGCACGTTCAAACTGGTTAAGTCGCATTTGATGCGTGAGGGCTTCAACGTGGGTGTCGTTGCTGACTCGCTGTTTGTACTGGACAACCAAGCCCAGACCTTCCAGCCCCTGACAAAGGAAATATACCAGGCTGTGTGTGAAGGTACCTGGAGACTTTGA
- the SLC27A5 gene encoding long-chain fatty acid transport protein 5 isoform X2: MGSGMRLFLLLLLLLPLLSLGLSAWPAFVALALRWLLGDPACCALVGVAVLARPWLVPWMPHWLSLAAAALTLALLPARPPLGLRWLPADVAFIVRIVRVGWGIRARLSRKPPDTFVDSFERRARAQPGRAPLVWTGPGGRSITYGELDAQACRAAWALKAELVDHAGQGAREPVALLVLSTRAIPALGLWLGVAKLGCPVAWINPQVRGAPLVHSVLSSGARVLVVDPDLWENLEEVLPKLQAENISCFYLSLSSCTPGVGALGAALDTAPQDPVPADLRAGITRESPALFIYTSGTTGLPKPAILTHERVLQMSGMLSLSGVVTDDVVYTVLPLYHATGLVLGVLGCLELGATCVLAPKFSASCFWDDCRKHGVTVIQYVGEVLRYLCNTPQRQEERTHTVRLAIGNGLRKDVWETFLQRFGSIQIMEFYGATEGNIGFVNYPGRCGAIGKTSCFLRMLSPFELVQFDTETAEPVRNKGGFCVPVGPGEPGLLLTRVLGRHPFLGYRGPRELTERKLVRKVLRPGDIYFNSGDVLSMDSEGFLYFRDRLGDTFRWKGENVSTREVEGVLLLVDFLQEVNVYGVSVPGCEGKVGMAAVQLAPGRTFDGQKLYQHVRTWLPAYAVPHFIRIQCSCRTPWRSQARSNWLSRI; encoded by the exons ATGGGCTCCGGAATGCGCTTGtttctgctgctgttgctgctgttgcCGCTCCTGAGCCTGGGGCTGTCCGCATGGCCTGCGTTTGTGGCACTGGCACTGCGGTGGCTCCTGGGGGACCCTGCGTGCTGTGCGTTGGTCGGCGTGGCTGTGCTGGCCCGGCCGTGGCTCGTCCCCTGGATGCCCCACTGGCTGAGTCTGGCGGCGGCAGCCCTCACGCTGGCTCTGCTGCCCGCGCGGCCGCCCCTGGGGTTGCGCTGGCTGCCCGCAGACGTGGCCTTCATCGTCAGAATCGTCCGCGTCGGCTGGGGCATCAGGGCGCGCTTGAGCCGCAAACCTCCCGACACCTTCGTAGACTCCTTTGAGAGGCGGGCGCGGGCGCAACCGGGCCGCGCACCTTTGGTGTGGACGGGACCCGGGGGCCGCTCGATCACCTACGGGGAACTAGATGCCCAGGCCTGCCGGGCGGCGTGGGCCTTGAAGGCGGAGCTGGTCGACCACGCTGGCCAGGGCGCCAGGGAGCCGGTCGCCCTCCTGGTGCTGTCCACTCGGGCCATTCCTGCCTTGGGCTTGTGGCTGGGGGTGGCCAAGCTGGGCTGTCCGGTGGCCTGGATCAACCCACAAGTCCGCGGGGCGCCCCTGGTGCACTCGGTGCTGAGCTCCGGAGCTCGGGTGCTGGTGGTGGACCCAG ACCTCTGGGAGAACCTGGAGGAGGTGCTTCCCAAGCTGCAGGCAGAGAACATCAGCTGCTTCTACCTCAGCCTCTCGTCCTGCACGCCGGGAGTGGGGGCTCTGGGGGCTGCCCTTGACACTGCACCCCAGGACCCCGTGCCGGCTGACCTCCGTGCTGGAATCACACGGGAGAGCCCTGCTCTGTTTATCTACACCTCAGGGACCACCG GACTCCCGAAGCCGGCCATCCTCACGCATGAGCGAGTGCTGCAAATGAGTGGGATGCTGTCCCTGAGTGGGGTAGTAACTGATGATGTCGTCTACACGGTGTTGCCTCTATATCATGCGACAGGGCTTGTCCTTGGTGTCCTTGGCTGCCTGGAGCTCG GAGCAACCTGTGTCCTGGCCCCAAAAttctctgcttcctgcttctgGGATGACTGTCGAAAACACGGAGTGACTGTAATCCAGTATGTGGGCGAAGTCCTGCGTTACCTGTGTAACACTCCCCAG CGACAAGAGGAACGGACACATACAGTCCGCCTGGCGATAGGCAATGGACTCCGGAAAGACGTGTGGGAGACCTTCCTGCAGCGCTTTGGCTCCATTCAGATCATGGAATTCTATGGGGCCACAGAAGGCAACATCGGTTTTGTCAACTATCCAGGGCGCTGTGGGGCTATAGGCAAGACGAGCTGTTTCCTTCGA ATGCTGTCCCCTTTTGAGCTTGTACAGTTTGACACGGAGACCGCAGAGCCTGTAAGGAACAAAGGAGGCTTCTGTGTGCCTGTGGGGCCAG GGGAGCCAGGTCTCTTGTTGACTCGGGTACTTGGCCGCCACCCGTTCTTGGGTTACCGCGGGCCCCGAGAGCTGACTGAAAGGAAGTTGGTCAGGAAGGTGCTGCGCCCGGGCGACATTTACTTCAACTCCGGGGATGTGCTATCCATGGACAGCGAAGGCTTCCTCTACTTTCGGGACCGCCTCGGGGACACCTTCAG ATGGAAGGGTGAGAACGTGTCCACGCGGGAGGTGGAAGGCGTGTTGTTACTCGTGGATTTCCTGCAGGAGGTCAACGTCTACGGGGTGTCTGTGCCAG GGTGTGAGGGCAAGGTGGGCATGGCAGCtgtgcagctggcccctggacgGACTTTCGATGGGCAGAAGCTGTACCAGCATGTCCGCACTTGGCTCCCTGCCTATGCTGTTCCTCATTTCATTCGTATCCAG TGTTCCTGCAGGACACCTTGGAGATCACAGGCACGTTCAAACTGGTTAAGTCGCATTTGA
- the ZBTB45 gene encoding zinc finger and BTB domain-containing protein 45 isoform X1: MAAAEAVHHIHLQNFSRSLLETLNGQRLGGHFCDVTVRIREASLRAHRCVLAAGSPFFQDKLLLGHSEIRVPPVVPAQTVRQLVEFLYSGSLVVAQGEALQVLTAASVLRIQTVIDECTQIIARARAPALATPTPPPLPTPVPPPLAPAQLRHRLRHLLTARPLSHPGVAHSRKQRQPARLQLPAPPTPTKVEGSAADPALPAAPDEGGEDEDEETDEETDGEDGEGGGPGENQVPPAFTDCAAGFLTAASDSAREEPPAPAGLSDYGAGRDFLRGPSAAEDVFSDSYVSAWQEEDGTVVEGCPTEGPALPDCVLSGSRPPAVKTPGPPPVALFPFHLGAPGPPAQPPPAPSGPAAPRPAFYSPLQREAGPNTTLGETPAPPTTPASAPLVPAVRTTGSEPPAYECSHCRKTFSSRKNYTKHMFIHSGEKPHQCAVCWRSFSLRDYLLKHMVTHTGVRAFQCAVCAKRFTQKSSLNVHMRTHRPERAPCPTCGKVFSHRALLERHLAAHPAS; the protein is encoded by the exons ATGGCGGCGGCGGAGGCTGTGCACCACATCCACCTACAGAACTTCTCCCGCTCGCTGCTCGAGACCCTGAACGGGCAGCGACTGGGCGGGCACTTCTGCGATGTGACCGTGCGAATCCGTGAGGCTTCACTGCGCGCTCACCGCTGCGTGTTGGCTGCCGGCTCACCCTTCTTTCAGGACAAGTTGTTGCTCGGCCACTCCGAGATCCGTGTGCCGCCCGTGGTACCTGCTCAGACTGTGCGCCAGCTTGTCGAGTTCCTCTACAGTGGGTCGCTTGTGGTGGCGCAAGGCGAAGCGCTGCAGGTGCTCACGGCCGCGTCTGTGTTGCGCATCCAGACAGTCATAGATGAGTGCACACAGATCATCGCTCGCGCCCGCGCCCCGGCCCTGGCTACCCCTacgcccccgcccctccccacacccGTTCCCCCACCACTTGCTCCCGCGcagctgcgccaccgcctgcgcCACTTGCTGACCGCACGCCCCCTGAGCCATCCTGGTGTGGCGCATAGCCGCAAGCAACGCCAACCCGCGCGCCTGCAGCTGCCTGCGCCCCCTACACCCACCAAAGTAGAGGGTTCCGCCGCTGACCCCGCTCTACCTGCGGCCCCAGACGAGGGcggtgaggatgaggatgaggagacAGATGAGGAGACCGACGGCGAGGATGGAGAAGGCGGTGGCCCAGGCGAAAACCAGGTACCCCCTGCCTTCACCGACTGCGCCGCTGGCTTCCTCACTGCTGCATCTGACAGCGCACGCGAGGAGCCACCTGCACCGGCTGGCCTCTCTGACTACGGAGCCGGGAGGGACTTCCTTCGGGGTCCTTCGGCTGCCGAGGATGTGTTCTCCGATAGCTACGTATCCGCGTGGCAAGAGGAAGACGGCACAGTCGTGGAAGGCTGTCCCACCGAGGGCCCGGCCTTGCCCGACTGCGTCCTGTCTGGATCCCGCCCACCTGCCGTGAAGACCCCAGGGCCACCACCCGTTGCGCTATTCCCCTTTCATCTGGGTGCTCCAGGGCCCCCTGCACAGCCCCCTCCAGCACCTTCCGGGCCAGCTGCACCTCGCCCCGCTTTCTACTCACCACTCCAGCGGGAGGCGGGCCCCAACACTACTCTTGGGGAAACCCCGGCCCCGCCCACCACTCCCGCCTCTGCCCCTTTGGTCCCCGCTGTGCGCACCACTGGTTCAGAGCCTCCCGCCTATGAGTGCAGTCACTGCCGCAAGACATTCAGCTCGAGGAAAAACTACACCAAGCACATGTTCATCCACTCCG GGGAGAAGCCCCACCAGTGTGCTGTGTGCTGGCGATCTTTCTCGCTGCGTGACTACCTGCTCAAGCACATGGTCACACATACAGGTGTGCGCGCCTTCCAGTGCGCTGTCTGTGCCAAGCGCTTCACGCAGAAGAGCTCCCTCAACGTGCACATGCGCACTCACCGGCCGGAGCGCGCGCCCTGCCCCACCTGCGGGAAGGTGTTCTCACACCGCGCGCTGCTGGAGCGCCACCTGGCTGCGCATCCTGCGTCCTGA
- the ZBTB45 gene encoding zinc finger and BTB domain-containing protein 45 isoform X2: protein MAAAEAVHHIHLQNFSRSLLETLNGQRLGGHFCDVTVRIREASLRAHRCVLAAGSPFFQDKLLLGHSEIRVPPVVPAQTVRQLVEFLYSGSLVVAQGEALQVLTAASVLRIQTVIDECTQIIARARAPALATPTPPPLPTPVPPPLAPAQLRHRLRHLLTARPLSHPGVAHSRKQRQPARLQLPAPPTPTKVEGSAADPALPAAPDEGGEDEDEETDEETDGEDGEGGGPGENQVPPAFTDCAAGFLTAASDSAREEPPAPAGLSDYGAGRDFLRGPSAAEDVFSDSYVSAWQEEDGTVVEGCPTEGPALPDCVLSGSRPPAVKTPGPPPVALFPFHLGAPGPPAQPPPAPSGPAAPRPAFYSPLQREAGPNTTLGETPAPPTTPASAPLVPAVRTTGSEPPAYECSHCRKTFSSRKNYTKHMFIHSGEPGGEAPPVCCVLAIFLAA, encoded by the exons ATGGCGGCGGCGGAGGCTGTGCACCACATCCACCTACAGAACTTCTCCCGCTCGCTGCTCGAGACCCTGAACGGGCAGCGACTGGGCGGGCACTTCTGCGATGTGACCGTGCGAATCCGTGAGGCTTCACTGCGCGCTCACCGCTGCGTGTTGGCTGCCGGCTCACCCTTCTTTCAGGACAAGTTGTTGCTCGGCCACTCCGAGATCCGTGTGCCGCCCGTGGTACCTGCTCAGACTGTGCGCCAGCTTGTCGAGTTCCTCTACAGTGGGTCGCTTGTGGTGGCGCAAGGCGAAGCGCTGCAGGTGCTCACGGCCGCGTCTGTGTTGCGCATCCAGACAGTCATAGATGAGTGCACACAGATCATCGCTCGCGCCCGCGCCCCGGCCCTGGCTACCCCTacgcccccgcccctccccacacccGTTCCCCCACCACTTGCTCCCGCGcagctgcgccaccgcctgcgcCACTTGCTGACCGCACGCCCCCTGAGCCATCCTGGTGTGGCGCATAGCCGCAAGCAACGCCAACCCGCGCGCCTGCAGCTGCCTGCGCCCCCTACACCCACCAAAGTAGAGGGTTCCGCCGCTGACCCCGCTCTACCTGCGGCCCCAGACGAGGGcggtgaggatgaggatgaggagacAGATGAGGAGACCGACGGCGAGGATGGAGAAGGCGGTGGCCCAGGCGAAAACCAGGTACCCCCTGCCTTCACCGACTGCGCCGCTGGCTTCCTCACTGCTGCATCTGACAGCGCACGCGAGGAGCCACCTGCACCGGCTGGCCTCTCTGACTACGGAGCCGGGAGGGACTTCCTTCGGGGTCCTTCGGCTGCCGAGGATGTGTTCTCCGATAGCTACGTATCCGCGTGGCAAGAGGAAGACGGCACAGTCGTGGAAGGCTGTCCCACCGAGGGCCCGGCCTTGCCCGACTGCGTCCTGTCTGGATCCCGCCCACCTGCCGTGAAGACCCCAGGGCCACCACCCGTTGCGCTATTCCCCTTTCATCTGGGTGCTCCAGGGCCCCCTGCACAGCCCCCTCCAGCACCTTCCGGGCCAGCTGCACCTCGCCCCGCTTTCTACTCACCACTCCAGCGGGAGGCGGGCCCCAACACTACTCTTGGGGAAACCCCGGCCCCGCCCACCACTCCCGCCTCTGCCCCTTTGGTCCCCGCTGTGCGCACCACTGGTTCAGAGCCTCCCGCCTATGAGTGCAGTCACTGCCGCAAGACATTCAGCTCGAGGAAAAACTACACCAAGCACATGTTCATCCACTCCGGTGAGCCAGG GGGAGAAGCCCCACCAGTGTGCTGTGTGCTGGCGATCTTTCTCGCTGCGTGA